One segment of Solanum stenotomum isolate F172 unplaced genomic scaffold, ASM1918654v1 scaffold222, whole genome shotgun sequence DNA contains the following:
- the LOC125851105 gene encoding methanol O-anthraniloyltransferase-like, whose translation MANSMPISINYHKPKLVVPARETSHETKHLSDIDDQGSTRFQVPILMFYKYNSSLEGKDPAKIIKDGLSKTLVFYYPLAGRLIEGPNRKLMVNCNGEGIIFVEADSNVELDKLGDSIKPPCPYMDLLLHNVPGSDGIIGCPLLLIQVTRFTCGGFAVGFRLNHTMMDAYGFKLFLNALSELIKGASTPSILPVWQRHLLSARTSPCITCTHHEFDEQIESKIAWESIEDKLIQQSFFFGNTEMEVIKNQVPPNYGCTKFELLVAFLWKCRTIVLDLPLEEIVLLTLLMNIRGKSLKFELPPGYYGNAFITPAIISKAGMLCSNPLTYAVELVKKIKDHLNEEYVKSMTDLMVIKGRPEITKSWNFLISDNRYAGFDEFEFGWGNPILGGVPKATSFISFGVSVKNDKGEKGVLIAISLPPLAMKKLQDIYKTTFTNIE comes from the exons ATGGCAAACTCTATGCCAATTTCAATAAATTACCACAAACCAAAATTAGTTGTACCAGCAAGAGAAACATCTCATGAGACAAAACATCTTTCAGATATAGATGATCAAGGGAGTACCCGTTTTCAAGTTCCCATATTAatgttttataaatataattcttCACTAGAAGGGAAAGATCCTGCAAAGATCATAAAAGATGGATTATCTAAAACACTTGTGTTTTACTATCCATTAGCTGGTAGGCTTATTGAAGGGCCTAATAGAAAGCTTATGGTAAATTGCAATGGTGAAGGAATCATATTTGTTGAAGCTGATTCTAATGTGGAGCTTGACAAATTAGGTGATTCTATTAAACCACCATGTCCGTACATGGATTTACTACTTCACAATGTTCCTGGTTCTGATGGAATCATCGGTTGCCCTCTTTTGTTAATTCAG GTGACTCGTTTTACTTGTGGTGGATTTGCTGTTGGATTTAGACTTAATCACACAATGATGGATGCTTATGGCTTTAAACTGTTTCTAAATGCATTGAGTGAATTAATTAAAGGAGCTTCTACACCTTCTATATTACCTGTATGGCAAAGGCATCTCCTAAGTGCTAGAACATCACCATGCATTACATGTACTCACCATGAATTTGATGAGCAAATTGAATCAAAAATTGCATGGGAATCAATTGAAGACAAGTTGATACAACAATCATTCTTCTTTGGAAATACGGAGATGGAAGTCATTAAAAATCAAGTTCCTCCAAATTATGGATGTACGAAATTTGAGTTATTAGTGGCGTTTTTATGGAAATGTCGTACCATTGTTCTTGATTTGCCCCTTGAAGAAATTGTTCTTTTGACATTACTTATGAATATACGTGGAAAGTCACTCAAATTTGAACTGCCACCTGGATATTATGGGAATGCATTCATTACTCCAGCTATAATATCAAAAGCAGGAATGCTATGTTCAAATCCACTGACATATGCAGTTGAATTGgttaagaaaattaaagatcatTTAAATGAAGAGTATGTTAAATCAATGACAGATCTAATGGTGATTAAAGGGCGACcagaaataaccaaatcttggAATTTTCTTATCTCAGATAATAGATATGCtggatttgatgaatttgagttTGGATGGGGAAACCCCATTCTTGGAGGGGTTCCAAAAGCTACATCTTTCATTAGTTTTGGTGTGTCTGTTAAAAATGACAAGGGAGAAAAAGGTGTTTTGATAGCTATAAGTTTGCCTCCTCTAGCCATGAAAAAACTTCAAGATATCTACAAGACGACTTTCACAAATATTGAATAA